A genomic window from Scomber scombrus chromosome 18, fScoSco1.1, whole genome shotgun sequence includes:
- the pex12 gene encoding peroxisome assembly protein 12 — MAEAGAHLTSTAVNEQPSVFEVLAQESLMEAVKPALRHAVKVLAESNPSRFGFLCRCFDELYLLLDLLLQNHFLSHCSASFSENFYGLKRVSGGRGLPLHLGLNRKSHWRSLLLLCLLPYLRSKLEATLARQRDEEDFSIRLAQSRSQKLYRAALAAYPYVSSAWQAWVFCQQLLFVFGVSKTHSPLLWLARVRLARLNAQDISEIELKTSRTSNLAGGSLAQRAWWLMSQAARGTAVSLSTSLSLGVFFLQFLEWWYSSENQSSVKTLTSVPAPPPPLHLQQEQSCRSLDHSEDQAKPSRDSSNCPLCRRLRTNATVLSTSGFVFCYRCIYTYVKANRRCPVTGYPTELQHLIKIYSPDS; from the exons ATGGCCGAAGCCGGAGCCCATCTGACCTCCACAGCTGTGAATGAGCAGCCGTCGGTGTTTGAGGTTCTGGCTCAGGAGTCTCTGATGGAGGCGGTCAAACCTGCACTGAGACATGCTGTCAAG GTTCTGGCAGAGTCCAACCCGTCCCGCTTTGGCTTCCTGTGTCGCTGCTTTGATGAGCTCTACCTGCTGCTGGACCTCCTCCTCCAGAACCACTTCCTGTCTCACTGCAGCGCCTCCTTCTCTGAGAACTTCTACGGCCTGAAACGAGTGTCGGGAGGTCGAGGACTTCCTCTTCACCTGGGCCTGAACAGGAAGTCACACTGGcgctctcttcttcttctgtgccTGTTGCCGTATCTGCGGTCCAAGCTGGAGGCCACGCTGGCCCGTCAGAGGGACGAGGAGGACTTCTCCATCCGGCTGGCGCAGAGCAGGAGCCAGAAGCTGTACAGGGCGGCCCTGGCGGCGTACCCGTATGTCAGCTCAGCCTGGCAGGCCTGGGTCTTCTGCCAGCAGCTGCTCTTCGTCTTCGGGGTCTCTAAGACCCACAGTCCTCTGCTGTGGCTGGCCAGGGTCAGACTGGCACGACTTAATGCTCAAGATATCAGCGAGATAGAACTGAAAACCAGCAGAACCAGCAACCTAGCTGGAGGAAG CCTGGCACAGAGAGCGTGGTGGTTGATGTCCCAAGCAGCGAGGGGCACAGCCGtctccctctccacctccctctctctgggCGTCTTCTTCCTGCAGTTCCTGGAGTGGTGGTACTCTTCTGAAAACCAGAGCTCCGTGAAGACCCTGACCTCCGTGCCCGCACCGCCACCCCCCCTGCACCTGCAGCAGGAGCAGAGTTGCCGATCCCTCGATCACAGTGAAGACCAGGCCAAGCCCAGCCGCGACAGCAGCAACTGTCCGCTGTGCCGGAGACTTCGCACGAACGCCACGGTGCTGTCCACCTCTGGCTTCGTCTTCTGTTACCGCTGCATCTACACGTATGTGAAAGCCAACCGCCGCTGCCCCGTAACCGGCTACCCCACCGAACTGCAACACCTCATCAAGATCTACTCACCAGACAGCTAG